Within the Solwaraspora sp. WMMA2056 genome, the region CCGGTCAGGTCAGACATCGCATTCCCGGGGTGCGTGCAGGCTGAACCCCATCGGCACCGGTCCGAAGTCGGCCCGTATGTCCAACCGGTGGTGTTGGGCTGCGGGTAGGGTGGTTATGCAGGCATCGGTGCTTCCGGCCGAGCAGATCGCGGCAGCCTCTGAATTGCTGTTGACGAGGACGATCTCGACGTCCCGGCCGTCGAGGAGATTGACCGGAGCAGGATGGCTGGCGACGGTCCGCCAGGCGGTGTCGGGGCGACCTGCGAACACCATGTTGTGGGTGGGGAAGACGAAGCAGTCCCGCATGGTCAGCATCGTCAGGTTCTTGAACACGATTTCGTGCAGGTGCGGGTAGACCACGCAGGCGAGCAGCGCGCTCGACTCGGGTTCGGCCAGTACGTCCAGTACGGCGCGCTCCAGTGTGGGATGCAGCACGACCGCGCCGTCCGGCAGTCCCCGCTGCTGGAGCCAGTGGTGCGCGGCTGCCTCTTCATCACTCGTTGTCTGGCAGAATTTTGGCAGATCGATGTCGATTTCACTCCGACGACACATCGTCGATTTGCCCGGCAGTTTCGCCTCGTGGCATTGGTGTTTCTAGCGGGGAATCACCCCCGTCCGTCCACCGACGACGCCGAGCCGACCAGGTGACGCGCGGCGACCCGAGCGGCCGGCCGACCCGCCGACACGGGGCGACCCGACCGGCGGCCGGTCGATCGGAGGCCGGAGTCGGTGGGATGGCCTATGGTCGGTGCCATGGTGCCGTTCGTACCGTTGGCTGAACGTATCGTCGACGCGCTGCTGGCCAGCGATCCCGCGCTGGCGGCGTCGGCCGGTGACCACCGGTACGACGACCGGCTGCCGGACCTGTCCGCCGACACGGTCGCCGCCACCGCGACGATGCTGCTGGACGCCACCAACGCCCTCGCCGAGGTCGACGCCGATGCACTGCCCACCCAGGAGCGGGTGGACCACGCGATCCTGTCGGCGATCGTCGACCGGCGGCTGTTCGAACTGACCGAGGTACGGGCCCGCGAGTGGAACCCGCTGGTCTACAACCCGGGGCCGCTGCTGCACAGCCTGACCGCCCGCCCGTTCGCCCCGGCCGCACAGCGGCTGACCAGCCTGGCCGGGCGGCTCGGCGCCGTACCGGATGTGCTGGCCACCGCGCGTGAGACGCTGCGCGGCGTGCCGGCGGTCCACGCCGAGACCGCCGCCGGGCAGTTCGCCGGCACCGCCGCGCTGGTCCGCGACCAGGTCCCGGCGCTGCTCGCCGCCGAGCCCGGGATGCGGGGCAGCGTCGAACCGCTGGCGGCCGAGGCTGCTGCCGCGCTCGACGAGTTCGCCGGCTGGTTGCGGGCCAGCCTCGACCGGGACACCGACCGGCGGGATCCACGGCTGGGGCGGCGGCTGTGGGAGGCGCAGCTGTGGCACACCCTGGACACCGAGTTGACCGCCGCCGACGTACTGGACCGGGCCTGGGCCAACCTGGATCGGGTGACCGGCGAGATCCGGGCGGCGGCGGCCGAGCTGACCGGCGGGTCGGCCGACGACGACACGGTACGTACGGCGTTGGACCGGTTGGCCGCCGCGCACCCCGACGACGCCTCGATCGTGGCGTTGGCGCAGACGGCGATGCGGGAGACGACCGCGTTCGTCGCCGCGCACGACCTGGTGTCGCTGGTCGACGACCGGTGCGTGATCCAGGAGATGCCGGAGTTCGCCCGGGGTGTCGCGGTCGCCTACTGCGACCCGCCCGGGGTGTTGGAGCGCGCCGACGTGCCGACGTTCTACTGCATCGCGCCGACCCCGGCGGACTGGCCGGCGGAACGGGTCGCGTCGTTCTACCGCGAATACAACGACCACATGGTGCGCAACCTGACCGTGCACGAGGCGATGCCGGGGCATTTTCTGCAGCTGGCGCACGCCCGCCGGTTCCTCGGCACCACCCGGGTCCGGGCGATCGGCCGGTCCGGGCCGTTCGTCGAGGGCTGGGCGGTGTACGCCGAGGAGTTGATGGTCGACGCCGGCTTCGGCGGTCTGCCGGTGCGGCTGCAGCAGCTGAAGATGCAGCTGCGGATGACCCTCAACGCGATCCTGGACCAGTTGACCCACTGCGAGCAGTTGCCGCAGGACGAGGCGATGGCGCTGCTGACCGGCCGGGGGTTCCAGGAGGAGGGCGAGGCGGCCGGCAAGTGGCGTCGGGCGCTGCTGACCTCCACGCAGTTGTCGACGTACTTCGTGGGCTACACCGAGGTGGCGCAGGTCGCGGCGACCCGGCCGGTCGACGTACCGGTGCGGCAGTGGCACGACGCGATGCTGGCGCACGGCTCCCCGCCGCCGCGCCACCTGCCGGCGCTGCTACAGATCTGATCCCCCGGTCCGCTGGTGGTCGGTCCGCTGGTGGTCGATCAGCCAGCGGGAGATCGAGTACGTCGGCGGCAGCTCGGCCGGCAGGTCGTCGAGGTCGAACCAGCGGGCTTCGGCGATCTCCCGGCCGTCGACGACCGGTTCGGCCTGCGGTGCCGCCCGTGCGGTGAAGCCGGCCAGGACCACGCCGGGGCCGGACATCGCCCACGGCTGGCTGCCGAAGTAGCCGACGTCGTGCACCTCGAGGCCGACCTCCTCGGCGACCTCCCGGTGCACCGCGTCCTCCAGGGTCTCGCCGGCCTCGACGAAGCCGGCGACCAGCGCCCAGATCGCGGTCGGCCCGTAGGTGTGCCGGACCAGCAACAGCTGTGGGCGGCCGGCGGTCGAGGTGCGGGTGATCGCGGTCAGCACGGCGGGGGAGAGCTGCATCGGTACGTACAGCTCGCAGGCCGGGCAGCGGCGGGCGTGCTCGCCGGGAACGTCGGCCAGTTCGGTGGCGCAGGCGCCGCAGAACCGGTGGGTACGCCGCCAGGTGATCACCTGCAGCGCCCGGCCGGCCAGGGCGGCGAGGGGCTCACCGAGCCGACCGGCAAGCGCCGGCCAGCTGTGCCAGTCGCCGAGCCGCTCGTCGACGCCGGGTAGCCCGGTTGCCCAGACCCGGGCGCCGTCGAGGCTGCCCAGCGGCACCCACTCGGTCCCGGCGGGCAGGTCGGCCACCGAGGGCAGCGGGGCGTCGACGCCGCCGAGCAGTCGACGGCCGGCGACCACCAGACAGAGGTCGGCCGGTTCGGCGGTGGCGTCGGTGCCGGCGTCCGGCACGAACCTGCGGCTACGCCGGGCCGGGTCGCCGGTCGACGGAGCGGGCACCGTCGGGCAGCTCGAAGGCGGTGTCGTCGACGGTGTCACTGTACCGGCTTATCGCGATTTCGACGGCTTGTCCATCGACCACCCCGGTGAAGCTGCCCAGCGCACCCTCGGTGGTGACGCAGACGTCGAACCGGGGCGCCGCCGCGCCCTGCACCTGTCGGACGGTGACGCAGGTGGCGTGCCGGCCGGCGATCGTGGTGTCGTTCTGCGTCACGACCGCCGCCGGGTCGACAGCGGTGGCGTTCAGCAGGGCGATCACCACCGGCGGGGTGACCAACCCGCCCGCGTTGGCGTCCGTGAACAGCTCGGGCTGCGGCGGGGCCGACGGCGACGGCCCGGCGGTCAGCGTGCAGACCGGGCGGTCGCTGGCGGTGTCGCACTCCGTGGTCGCCGCCGACGTGACGATGAGCTTGCCGCCGGGATAGACGTACGCGGTGCGCTGCGGGTTCTGCGCCTGCACGATGCTGGCGCTGGCCCCGCCGACGAGCTGGTAGTCGGCGGAGTAGGTCAGGTCGTCGGCGCCGCCGAGCCGGGTGGCCAGTTCGTTGACCAGGTCGGCCGGCTGGATGGTCTGGCCCGCGTCGGCGATGTTCTGACAACCGGCGGTCAGCAGCAGCGTGCCGGCGAGGGTGGCCGTCGTCAGCCGACGGACGAGCTTGCCCGGTGCACGCATGGGGACAGGGTGGCCGATGCTGTCCACTCCCCGCAAACTCGTTGTCATCAATGTCCATAATTGGGAGCGCTGCGTGGTGTGTGCGGTTCACGGTTGGTACATCCCGCGTTAGGGAAGGCACCGCCCGCGACCCCCGGCCCGCCCGATACGCTGCCATCGGAACGGTCGGCCGCACCGTCGCGGCCTTGCGGGAATTTGAACACGAGGAGCGACACAGTGGCTACCATCGAGGGAATCGTCGCCAGGGAGATTCTCGATTCGCGCGGCAACCCGACGGTCGAGGTCGAAATCGGGCTCGACGACGGCACCATCGCCCGCGCCGCGGTGCCGTCCGGTGCCTCCACCGGCGCGTTCGAGGCGATCGAGCTGCGCGACGGTGACGCCGACCGGTACGCCGGCAAGGGCGTCGAGCAGGCGGTCGCCAACATCGAGGAGCGCATCGTCGACCAGTTGGTCGGGTTCGAGGCCAGCGAGCAGCGACTGATCGACCAGAAGATGCTCGACCTGGACGGCACCGCCGACAAGTCCGGACTTGGCGCGAACGCCATTCTCGGGGTGTCGCTGGCGGTGGCCAAGGCCGCTGCCAACAGCGCCGAGCTGAGCCTGTTCCGCTACCTCGGCGGCCCGAACGCCCACCTGCTGCCGGTGCCGATGATGAACATCCTCAACGGTGGCGCGCACGCCGACTCCAACGTCGACGTCCAGGAGTTCATGATCGCGCCGATCGGCGCGCCGACCTTCCGCGAGGCGCTGCGTACCGGGGCCGAGGTCTACCACAAGCTCAAGGCGG harbors:
- a CDS encoding DUF885 domain-containing protein; the encoded protein is MVPFVPLAERIVDALLASDPALAASAGDHRYDDRLPDLSADTVAATATMLLDATNALAEVDADALPTQERVDHAILSAIVDRRLFELTEVRAREWNPLVYNPGPLLHSLTARPFAPAAQRLTSLAGRLGAVPDVLATARETLRGVPAVHAETAAGQFAGTAALVRDQVPALLAAEPGMRGSVEPLAAEAAAALDEFAGWLRASLDRDTDRRDPRLGRRLWEAQLWHTLDTELTAADVLDRAWANLDRVTGEIRAAAAELTGGSADDDTVRTALDRLAAAHPDDASIVALAQTAMRETTAFVAAHDLVSLVDDRCVIQEMPEFARGVAVAYCDPPGVLERADVPTFYCIAPTPADWPAERVASFYREYNDHMVRNLTVHEAMPGHFLQLAHARRFLGTTRVRAIGRSGPFVEGWAVYAEELMVDAGFGGLPVRLQQLKMQLRMTLNAILDQLTHCEQLPQDEAMALLTGRGFQEEGEAAGKWRRALLTSTQLSTYFVGYTEVAQVAATRPVDVPVRQWHDAMLAHGSPPPRHLPALLQI
- the nudC gene encoding NAD(+) diphosphatase, with protein sequence MPAPSTGDPARRSRRFVPDAGTDATAEPADLCLVVAGRRLLGGVDAPLPSVADLPAGTEWVPLGSLDGARVWATGLPGVDERLGDWHSWPALAGRLGEPLAALAGRALQVITWRRTHRFCGACATELADVPGEHARRCPACELYVPMQLSPAVLTAITRTSTAGRPQLLLVRHTYGPTAIWALVAGFVEAGETLEDAVHREVAEEVGLEVHDVGYFGSQPWAMSGPGVVLAGFTARAAPQAEPVVDGREIAEARWFDLDDLPAELPPTYSISRWLIDHQRTDHQRTGGSDL